One Salvelinus namaycush isolate Seneca unplaced genomic scaffold, SaNama_1.0 Scaffold429, whole genome shotgun sequence genomic window carries:
- the LOC120041267 gene encoding uncharacterized protein LOC120041267, with protein sequence MEGEKILPDSSCTQTITGTELLKRSGPTFPAVVKVTCYYTVWKSHTSPLSDPVSVTVQDPKPDITVNFDEDFTIICLIRGSVSPDSTCNLYVGKESQPSFTAEIWKEKSKGSKQWFCRFNVTERDIIRTLQSVRLKEVNCDYRVSSGPNSLSPRSDGKSFAHLVGVHISDPTTIQTPSMAVGLTPGPRSTLPPSTTVSPTEDTTVTPTTSLTSPLTPSTAVNPLSSSLSS encoded by the exons ATGGAGGGGGAGAAGATTCTTCCAGACTCATCGTGTACGCAGACAATAACAGGAACTGAGCTGCTCAAGAGGTCTGGTCCAACATTTCCAGCTGTGGTCAAAGTGACATGTTACTACACTGTATGGAAGTCTCACACATCTCCTTTAAGTGACCCTGTCTCAGTCACTGTTCAgg ATCCAAAACCAGACATAACAGTCAATTTTGATGAGGACTTCACCATCATCTGTTTGATTCGTGGTTCCGTCAGTCCTGACTCCACCTGTAACCTGTATGTTGGAAAGGAGAGTCAGCCATCCTTCACAGCAGAGATCTGGAAAGAAAAAAGCAAAGGTTCCAAACAGTGGTTCTGTAGATTCAATGTAACTGAGAGGGATATTATCAGAACTCTACAGTCAGTGAGGCTTAAGGAGGTAAACTGTGACTACAGAGTGAGCTCAGgaccaaactctctctctccacgcagTGATGGGAAAAGCTTTGCAC ATCTGGTGGGAGTTCACATCAGTGATCCAACAACTATACAGACACCTTCTATGGCAG TGGGTTTGACTCCAGGTCCTAGATCTACTTTGCCTCCCAGCACGACAGTGAGTCCTACAGAAG ACACCACAGTGACACCAACTACCA GTTTGACCTCCCCTTTGACCCCTAGCACGGCAGTGAATCCTTTATCATCATCTTTATCTAGTTAG